A segment of the Terriglobales bacterium genome:
GCCGCTCGCTGACCTGAGCGGCCGTGGTGTTCGCCTTTCGTAGAGACGTGGCTTGCTACGTCTCCATCTACGCCACCTCAATCCCCATGCTGCGCGCCGTTCCCTTCACACTCTTGATCGCCGCCTCGAGCGACGCGGCGTTCAGGTCGGGCATCTTCTGCCGCGCAATCTCTTCGACCTGCTTCTCCGTGACCTTGCCGACCTTGTCCTTGTTGGGTGAGCCGGAACCCTTGGCGATGCCCGCCGCGCGCTTCAGCAGCACCGACGCCGGCGGCGTCTTGGTAATAAAGGTGAATGACCGGTCGTTATACACGGTGATCACCACCGGCACGATCAGCCCTTCCAGTTCCTTCTGGCTGGTGCGCGCGTTGAACTGCTTGCAGAACTCCATGATGTTGACCTGGGCCTGCCCCAGCGCGGGGCCCACCGGCGGCGCCGGCGTCGCCTTGCCCGCCGCAATCTGCAACTTCACCTGTCCTGTGACTTTCTTCGCCATGAGTTCGCTCTTCGCTCGCGGCTCTTGGCTCTCGCCAAGCGCCCGGAATCTTTTTCTGACAACCGGCAACTGACAACTGCCGTTACGCCACCTTTTCCACCTGCCCGAACTCCAGCTCAACCGGAGTCGAGCGGCCGAAAATCGTCACCATGACCTTCAGCGTCTCGCGGTC
Coding sequences within it:
- the rplK gene encoding 50S ribosomal protein L11 — protein: MAKKVTGQVKLQIAAGKATPAPPVGPALGQAQVNIMEFCKQFNARTSQKELEGLIVPVVITVYNDRSFTFITKTPPASVLLKRAAGIAKGSGSPNKDKVGKVTEKQVEEIARQKMPDLNAASLEAAIKSVKGTARSMGIEVA